Proteins encoded by one window of Dokdonella sp.:
- a CDS encoding ECF-type sigma factor: MDITELIERARNGDRRAGESLFASLYSELKMLARGQLAGGNAPLHATSLVHEAYLKLARGADIEIRDREHFYAIAARVMRQIIVDHVRARDAQRRGAGEAPLELGDGALAIAAEQRGDDVLALEEGLEKLMALDPALGRLVEMRFHAGLELSEIATIVDRSERSLKRDWRRARAFLHAQIGGAPAFDDASE; this comes from the coding sequence TTGGACATCACCGAACTGATCGAGCGCGCGCGCAACGGCGATCGCCGGGCCGGTGAGAGCCTGTTCGCCTCGTTGTATTCGGAGCTGAAAATGCTCGCGCGCGGCCAGCTTGCCGGTGGCAACGCGCCGCTGCATGCAACCTCCCTGGTCCACGAGGCCTACCTCAAGCTGGCCCGCGGTGCCGACATCGAGATCCGCGACCGCGAGCATTTCTACGCGATCGCCGCGCGTGTCATGCGCCAGATCATCGTCGACCACGTGCGTGCTCGTGATGCGCAACGGCGCGGTGCCGGTGAAGCGCCGCTGGAACTCGGCGACGGCGCCCTGGCGATCGCCGCGGAACAGCGTGGCGACGACGTGCTCGCGCTCGAGGAAGGCCTCGAGAAACTCATGGCGCTCGATCCTGCCCTCGGCCGACTGGTCGAGATGCGGTTCCATGCCGGGCTGGAGCTGTCCGAGATCGCCACGATCGTCGACCGCTCGGAGCGCTCGCTCAAGCGCGACTGGCGGCGTGCGCGCGCCTTCCTGCACGCGCAGATCGGTGGCGCGCCGGCATTCGACGACGCATCCGAATGA
- a CDS encoding DUF2238 domain-containing protein: MTQPARRHVPAILLALFIGLSVVLGIAPATREDWLLENVLVVLALAWLVHSYRRLPLSDAAYACLFVFGVLHEIGAHYQYSAVPYEAWFAAISGGGSLDAMFGFERNQYDRLVHFLYGVLVTPAAVEVIEARVRPRGVWRFLVPFTFMASHALAYELFEWLAASLFGGDLGEAYLGTQGDAWDAHKDMALAVLGNALVLPVWLRRMRIR, from the coding sequence ATGACCCAGCCGGCACGTCGGCATGTGCCGGCGATCCTGCTGGCACTGTTCATCGGGCTGTCCGTCGTGCTCGGCATCGCTCCGGCGACGCGAGAGGACTGGCTGCTGGAGAATGTCCTGGTCGTGCTCGCGCTGGCCTGGCTGGTCCATTCGTATCGCCGCCTGCCGTTGTCGGATGCGGCCTATGCCTGTCTGTTCGTGTTTGGTGTACTGCACGAGATCGGTGCGCACTACCAATACTCCGCGGTGCCGTACGAGGCCTGGTTCGCCGCGATCAGCGGCGGGGGTTCGCTCGACGCAATGTTCGGCTTCGAGCGCAACCAGTACGACCGCCTGGTGCATTTCCTCTACGGCGTGCTGGTGACGCCGGCAGCGGTCGAGGTGATCGAGGCGCGGGTGCGGCCCCGGGGAGTCTGGCGCTTCCTCGTGCCGTTCACCTTCATGGCCTCGCATGCGTTGGCCTATGAACTTTTCGAGTGGCTGGCGGCCAGTCTGTTCGGCGGCGATCTCGGCGAGGCCTATCTCGGCACGCAGGGTGATGCCTGGGATGCGCACAAGGACATGGCCCTGGCCGTGCTCGGCAACGCACTGGTGTTGCCGGTCTGGCTGCGCCGCATGCGCATCCGCTGA
- a CDS encoding HAD family hydrolase, which translates to MLELVGFDGDDTLWHSQDYYDAAQAEFERIVGRYVDLADARVHDRLLAIEAGNIHVFGYGAKGMTLSMIEAAFDITGGLISSGDLHRLVGLGKEVLAHPVELLPGIREAVEQVAARHRIVLITKGDLIHQQAKVRRSALGDLFHRIEIVSEKDAAAYAHVLRECGVEATAFAMVGNSLRSDIAPVVALGGWGVYMPYHSTWSLELEPGFESGTQRVIEIGDAGGIAAAIEQVALRAQ; encoded by the coding sequence ATGCTCGAACTGGTGGGTTTCGACGGCGACGATACGCTCTGGCACAGCCAGGACTACTACGACGCCGCGCAGGCCGAGTTCGAGCGCATCGTCGGCCGGTACGTCGATCTCGCCGACGCGCGCGTGCACGATCGCCTGCTCGCGATCGAGGCTGGCAACATCCACGTTTTCGGCTACGGCGCCAAGGGCATGACGCTGTCGATGATCGAGGCCGCTTTCGACATCACCGGCGGCCTCATCAGCTCGGGCGACCTGCATCGCCTGGTTGGCCTTGGCAAGGAGGTGCTGGCACATCCGGTTGAACTGCTACCCGGTATCCGCGAGGCCGTCGAGCAGGTCGCCGCAAGGCATCGCATCGTGCTCATCACCAAGGGCGATCTGATCCACCAGCAGGCCAAGGTCCGGCGCTCGGCGCTCGGCGACCTGTTCCATCGCATCGAGATCGTGTCGGAGAAGGACGCTGCGGCCTATGCGCACGTGCTGCGCGAGTGCGGTGTGGAGGCGACGGCGTTCGCGATGGTCGGCAACTCGCTGCGCTCGGACATCGCCCCGGTGGTCGCGCTCGGCGGCTGGGGCGTCTACATGCCCTACCACTCGACCTGGTCACTCGAACTCGAGCCAGGTTTCGAGTCCGGTACGCAGCGCGTCATCGAGATCGGCGACGCCGGCGGCATCGCCGCGGCTATCGAGCAGGTAGCGCTGCGCGCGCAGTGA
- a CDS encoding helix-turn-helix transcriptional regulator, which translates to MRKFIPAKKRIDVTPGESVRIIRELQGLSQTQLSALCGIPQTTISSIENGRVNLGVERAKVLGSALHCHPAVLVFPGWQLESAA; encoded by the coding sequence ATGCGCAAGTTCATTCCAGCCAAGAAGCGCATCGACGTCACCCCTGGTGAGTCGGTTCGCATCATCCGCGAGCTGCAAGGCCTCAGCCAGACTCAGCTCTCGGCGCTCTGCGGCATCCCGCAGACTACTATTTCCAGCATCGAGAACGGTCGCGTCAACCTTGGAGTTGAGCGCGCCAAAGTGCTTGGCAGCGCCCTTCACTGCCATCCTGCCGTATTGGTTTTCCCGGGCTGGCAACTGGAATCTGCTGCCTAA
- a CDS encoding type II toxin-antitoxin system mRNA interferase toxin, RelE/StbE family, whose translation MWTILEHRQADKELSSGRVPTEILKRYEKWKDIAMLSGPQGLRAIKGFRDEALSGDWEGFRSSRLNEQWRVIYSVEAAVMTVQVVRVTPHDYRKR comes from the coding sequence ATGTGGACGATCCTGGAACACCGCCAAGCGGACAAAGAGCTCTCCTCAGGGCGCGTGCCAACCGAGATCCTCAAGCGCTACGAGAAATGGAAAGACATCGCAATGCTCTCTGGCCCGCAAGGACTGCGCGCCATCAAAGGCTTCCGCGACGAAGCGCTCTCCGGAGACTGGGAGGGATTCAGGTCATCCCGACTCAACGAGCAATGGCGGGTCATCTACTCCGTGGAGGCCGCAGTCATGACTGTTCAGGTTGTTCGCGTCACCCCGCATGACTATCGGAAACGCTGA
- a CDS encoding NRDE family protein, which translates to MCLLLVAVECFPDWPLVLLGNRDEFHTRASAVAAPWREAADVVGGRDLVAHGSWLAQRNDGRFAAVTNLRSGLPASAPRSRGALVRDFVVGADEAGEYAERIVAVRDQFGPFNLVLGEAGTAWLVEGASATCSRLARGVHVLSNGPGLSDWPKARRLRERFVEATRRGLADDKTLLGLLADRWQPADADLPDTGVGAELERLLAPVYITGTRYGTRASTLVLHHVEEAPYLRERSFGADGQVISDVAWRCSPEGEWVPAEEG; encoded by the coding sequence ATGTGCCTCCTGCTCGTCGCCGTCGAATGTTTCCCCGATTGGCCGCTGGTCCTGCTTGGCAACCGTGACGAATTCCATACGCGCGCCAGTGCCGTGGCGGCGCCGTGGCGCGAGGCAGCGGACGTCGTCGGTGGTCGCGATCTCGTCGCCCATGGCAGCTGGCTGGCGCAGCGCAACGACGGGCGTTTCGCCGCGGTGACCAACCTGCGCAGTGGCCTGCCGGCAAGCGCGCCGCGTTCGCGCGGTGCGCTGGTGCGCGATTTCGTGGTCGGTGCCGATGAAGCCGGCGAATACGCCGAACGCATCGTCGCCGTACGCGATCAGTTCGGGCCGTTCAATCTCGTGCTCGGCGAAGCTGGCACGGCGTGGCTGGTCGAAGGCGCCAGTGCGACATGCAGTCGCCTCGCGCGCGGCGTGCACGTGCTCAGCAATGGCCCCGGCCTGTCCGACTGGCCGAAGGCGCGGCGCCTGCGCGAGCGTTTCGTCGAAGCGACGCGGCGCGGCCTGGCCGATGACAAGACCCTGCTCGGCCTGCTCGCCGACCGCTGGCAGCCGGCCGATGCCGACCTGCCCGATACCGGCGTCGGTGCCGAACTCGAGCGCCTGCTCGCGCCGGTGTACATCACCGGCACGCGCTACGGCACGCGCGCCAGCACGCTCGTGCTGCACCACGTCGAAGAAGCGCCCTACCTGCGCGAACGCAGCTTCGGAGCGGATGGCCAAGTCATCAGCGACGTCGCCTGGCGCTGCTCCCCCGAAGGCGAGTGGGTGCCGGCGGAGGAGGGCTGA
- a CDS encoding serine/threonine-protein kinase: protein MIEIPGYRLLRQLGRGGMATVYLAIQESVDREVALKVMSPALLADPSFGERFLREAKIAARLHHRHVVGIHDVGRAGDYHYIAMEYLAGGPVLGKDGRPRSVPFALRVIREIATAINYAQQKGFIHRDIKPDNILLRDDGSAALTDFGIARANDSSTRMTRTGAVVGTPHYMSPEQARGRPIDGRSDLYSLGVVLYEMLVGRVPYHAEDSLAVGIMHITQPVPVLAGTLAVLQPLIDRLLAKEPAERFQTGAEAAAAIARFEQAITSGELPELAGEPPGFRRDANGGAVTPTRISSRPSPVEMRARHRAEPSLGRLDEIAAATDQHIQRASRARVAARPARRSLMSLWVTLACVLVGVAGFSVWKYQDRLRAMLPSTELNDILARAQQALAADRLDGSAGESARELFQRARSLDPDNDIARRGLGEVADRLLARARTALEANDSEGARAALASARELLGGGSAVEELARSIVAAESRGSEVEGLVSSARDALDAGRVLGDDGAVALYQRALSADPGNAVARAGLARSGERLDAQARTALDGGDLEEANRLAEEIARILPGHAGLPELRARLGRARDDAAKAIEQDLARAESRLRAGRVSGTADSAQAVFESVLAREPGNARAQAGLRRVAQALVVQASAAVEDSNPGAAERLLNEAARLSPDLAELRTARIELRELRERLAIAASRPTLTPADVERVGKLVAEALAAVEAGRLIEPPGNSAYDKYRAALAIDGDNRAALDGMARLPARARTLYDEALAAKSLPRARAMYEAYRQLAPSDTAATAMRERLVGAWLDEADARIADQRREDAVRALKAARELDPGNARLATIERKLEASAPAG, encoded by the coding sequence GTGATCGAGATTCCCGGATACCGCCTGTTGCGCCAGCTCGGCCGTGGCGGCATGGCCACGGTCTATCTCGCCATCCAGGAATCGGTGGATCGCGAAGTCGCGCTCAAGGTCATGTCACCGGCTCTGCTGGCGGATCCGAGTTTCGGCGAGCGCTTCCTGCGTGAGGCAAAGATCGCCGCGCGCCTGCACCATCGCCATGTCGTGGGCATCCACGACGTCGGCCGTGCCGGTGACTATCACTACATCGCCATGGAGTACCTCGCTGGTGGCCCGGTACTGGGCAAGGACGGCCGGCCTCGCAGCGTGCCCTTTGCGCTGCGCGTGATCCGCGAGATCGCCACCGCGATCAACTACGCGCAGCAGAAGGGTTTCATCCACCGTGACATCAAGCCCGACAACATCCTTTTGCGTGACGATGGTTCGGCTGCGCTGACCGATTTCGGCATCGCTCGCGCCAATGATTCGTCGACGCGCATGACGCGCACCGGTGCGGTGGTCGGCACGCCGCACTATATGAGTCCCGAGCAGGCTCGCGGCCGGCCGATCGACGGACGCTCCGACCTCTACAGCCTCGGCGTCGTGCTCTACGAGATGCTGGTCGGTCGCGTGCCATACCACGCCGAGGACTCGCTCGCGGTCGGCATCATGCACATCACCCAGCCCGTGCCGGTGCTGGCGGGGACGCTGGCCGTGCTGCAGCCCTTGATCGATCGTCTGCTCGCCAAGGAACCGGCCGAGCGTTTCCAGACTGGCGCCGAAGCCGCCGCGGCGATCGCGCGTTTCGAACAGGCGATCACGTCAGGCGAATTGCCCGAACTCGCTGGCGAGCCGCCTGGCTTCCGTCGCGATGCGAATGGAGGAGCAGTGACGCCAACGCGCATCTCCTCGCGGCCATCGCCGGTGGAAATGCGCGCGCGGCATCGCGCCGAACCTTCGCTTGGCCGCCTCGACGAGATCGCCGCCGCCACCGACCAGCACATCCAGCGCGCCAGTCGCGCACGGGTGGCGGCACGCCCGGCGCGGCGCAGCCTCATGTCGCTGTGGGTGACGCTTGCCTGCGTGCTGGTCGGCGTGGCCGGCTTCTCGGTGTGGAAATACCAGGATCGCCTGCGCGCGATGCTGCCGAGCACCGAGCTCAACGACATCCTCGCCCGCGCGCAGCAGGCGCTCGCCGCGGACCGTCTCGACGGCAGCGCCGGCGAGAGCGCGCGCGAGCTGTTCCAGCGCGCCCGATCGCTCGACCCCGACAACGACATCGCGCGCCGCGGACTCGGCGAGGTCGCCGACCGCCTGCTCGCGCGTGCGCGAACCGCGCTCGAAGCGAACGATTCCGAAGGCGCGCGCGCGGCGCTGGCCTCGGCGCGTGAACTGCTCGGTGGTGGCAGCGCGGTCGAGGAGCTGGCACGTTCGATCGTGGCCGCTGAATCGCGCGGCAGCGAGGTGGAGGGACTGGTCAGCTCGGCGCGCGATGCGCTCGACGCCGGCCGCGTGCTTGGTGATGACGGCGCCGTGGCGCTGTACCAGCGTGCACTGTCGGCCGATCCTGGCAATGCCGTCGCGCGTGCCGGCCTCGCGCGCAGTGGCGAACGTCTGGATGCGCAGGCGCGCACGGCGCTCGATGGCGGCGACCTTGAGGAGGCCAACCGGCTGGCCGAGGAGATCGCCCGCATCCTGCCCGGCCATGCCGGATTGCCGGAGTTGCGCGCCCGCCTCGGACGCGCGCGTGACGACGCGGCCAAGGCGATCGAACAGGATCTCGCGCGCGCCGAAAGCCGGCTGCGCGCCGGCCGCGTGAGCGGCACCGCGGATTCCGCGCAGGCCGTGTTCGAGTCGGTGCTCGCGCGCGAGCCGGGCAATGCACGCGCCCAGGCTGGCCTGCGCCGCGTCGCCCAGGCCCTCGTCGTGCAGGCCAGTGCCGCGGTCGAGGACAGTAATCCCGGCGCGGCGGAGCGTTTGCTCAACGAAGCGGCGCGCCTTTCCCCCGACCTCGCCGAGCTACGCACCGCGCGCATCGAGTTGCGCGAGTTGCGTGAGCGCCTGGCGATCGCGGCATCCCGGCCGACGCTGACACCGGCCGATGTCGAGCGCGTCGGCAAGCTCGTCGCGGAAGCCCTCGCTGCGGTCGAGGCCGGCCGGCTGATCGAACCGCCTGGCAACTCGGCCTATGACAAGTACCGCGCCGCGCTCGCCATCGACGGCGACAACCGCGCCGCACTCGACGGCATGGCGCGCCTGCCGGCGCGCGCACGCACGCTGTACGACGAGGCGCTGGCGGCGAAATCGCTGCCGCGCGCGCGGGCGATGTACGAGGCGTACCGCCAGCTCGCGCCGTCCGACACCGCGGCGACTGCGATGCGCGAACGCCTCGTCGGCGCCTGGCTCGACGAAGCCGATGCGCGCATCGCCGACCAGCGCCGCGAGGATGCCGTGCGCGCACTCAAGGCCGCGCGCGAACTCGATCCGGGCAATGCACGTCTGGCCACCATCGAGCGCAAGCTCGAAGCTTCCGCACCGGCCGGCTGA
- a CDS encoding bifunctional (p)ppGpp synthetase/guanosine-3',5'-bis(diphosphate) 3'-pyrophosphohydrolase encodes MNAASDDRTAQVAALDFVDAKLAAADAGVRAAWNATATERDTTKALLATLGTGEAAQAALLLYEAQAAGIAVDEAELRPFGTEVIGLVEGQRAAERVWSLHATRSGTSGSAEGLRRLLLAIVRDLRVVFILLARQLARMRAAAALDDERRRALAQLTIDIHAPLANRLGIWQLKWELEDLAFRYLQPDTYRRIADLLDERRGDREAWIAAARKELGEALRAAGIEADVAGRPKHIYSIWRKMQRKGGDFAALHDIRALRVLVADVATCYAALGVVHGLWPFVAGEFDDYIAQPKGNNYQSLHTAVIGPGGRTLEVQIRTPDMHAHAELGVAAHWRYKEGGGGDASFERKIAWMRQLLEARDPADDDAALLAGFRTDVIEDRVYLLTPKGQVIDLPRGATVLDFAYSIHTDVGHRCRGAKVDGRIVPLNFQPASGDRIEILTGKVSEPRRDWLSAHHGYLNTHRGREKVRTWFKRIDHEQNLAAGRAMLERELRRLALGAVDLERLPAQLDLQTLDEVHVGLALGDITATQVARALHEQVAPRERSQPKAPRPPPRGRDAVVIDGVGNLMTALARCCQPLPGDPVLGFITRGRGVSVHRADCAQLARLRERDPARVVEVDWGGGAGQSYEVDVLVRAYDRKSLHKDVTNVIAAANVYMVAINARVDAASGEVAMHFSLRVTDFGQLSALLARILAVPNVIEARRLA; translated from the coding sequence GTGAACGCTGCTTCCGACGATCGCACCGCTCAGGTCGCCGCACTCGACTTCGTCGATGCGAAGCTCGCCGCAGCCGATGCGGGCGTGCGCGCGGCATGGAATGCCACTGCGACCGAGCGCGACACGACCAAAGCCCTGCTCGCCACGCTCGGCACCGGTGAAGCGGCACAGGCGGCGCTCCTTCTCTACGAGGCCCAAGCGGCCGGAATCGCCGTAGACGAGGCCGAACTGCGTCCGTTCGGTACTGAAGTCATCGGGCTGGTCGAGGGCCAGCGCGCGGCCGAACGGGTGTGGTCGTTGCATGCGACGCGCAGCGGCACCAGCGGCAGTGCCGAAGGCCTGCGCCGCCTCCTGCTGGCGATCGTGCGCGACCTGCGTGTGGTCTTCATCCTGCTCGCGCGTCAGCTCGCACGCATGCGTGCCGCTGCCGCGCTCGATGACGAGCGCCGGCGCGCCCTGGCCCAGCTCACCATTGACATCCACGCGCCGCTGGCCAACCGGCTCGGCATCTGGCAGCTCAAGTGGGAGCTGGAAGACCTCGCCTTCCGCTATCTGCAGCCGGACACGTATCGGCGCATCGCCGATCTGCTCGATGAGCGCCGTGGCGACCGCGAGGCCTGGATCGCGGCTGCGCGCAAGGAACTCGGCGAAGCCCTGCGAGCCGCGGGCATCGAGGCTGATGTTGCCGGGAGGCCGAAGCACATCTATTCGATCTGGCGGAAGATGCAGCGCAAGGGTGGCGATTTCGCCGCGCTCCACGACATCCGTGCCCTGCGCGTGCTGGTAGCCGACGTGGCGACCTGTTACGCCGCGCTCGGCGTCGTGCATGGCCTGTGGCCGTTCGTCGCCGGCGAGTTCGACGACTACATCGCGCAGCCGAAGGGCAACAACTACCAATCGCTGCACACCGCCGTGATCGGCCCCGGTGGGCGCACGCTCGAGGTGCAGATCCGCACGCCCGACATGCATGCGCACGCCGAGCTCGGCGTCGCTGCGCATTGGCGCTACAAGGAAGGCGGAGGCGGTGACGCAAGCTTCGAGCGCAAGATCGCCTGGATGCGTCAGCTGCTAGAGGCGCGGGATCCGGCCGACGACGATGCGGCCCTGCTGGCTGGTTTTCGCACCGATGTCATCGAGGATCGTGTCTACCTGTTGACGCCGAAGGGACAGGTGATCGACCTGCCGCGTGGCGCCACCGTGCTCGATTTTGCCTACTCGATCCATACCGATGTCGGCCACCGCTGTCGCGGCGCCAAGGTCGATGGGCGCATCGTGCCGCTCAACTTCCAGCCGGCCAGCGGTGACCGCATCGAGATCCTCACCGGCAAGGTGTCCGAGCCGCGCCGCGACTGGCTGTCCGCGCATCACGGCTACCTCAACACCCATCGTGGCCGCGAGAAGGTACGCACCTGGTTCAAGCGCATCGATCACGAGCAGAACCTCGCCGCCGGCCGCGCCATGCTCGAACGCGAACTGCGCCGCCTTGCTCTTGGTGCGGTCGATCTCGAACGGCTGCCGGCCCAGCTCGATCTGCAGACCCTCGACGAGGTCCACGTCGGCCTCGCCCTCGGCGACATCACCGCGACCCAGGTCGCGCGCGCGCTGCACGAGCAGGTCGCGCCGCGCGAACGCAGCCAGCCGAAGGCGCCGCGACCGCCGCCGCGGGGGCGTGATGCCGTGGTCATCGACGGTGTCGGCAACCTGATGACTGCGCTCGCGCGTTGTTGCCAGCCGTTGCCCGGTGATCCGGTGCTCGGCTTCATCACGCGCGGGCGTGGCGTCAGCGTGCACCGCGCCGACTGCGCGCAGCTCGCGCGCCTGCGCGAGCGTGACCCGGCGCGCGTGGTCGAAGTCGACTGGGGCGGCGGCGCCGGGCAGTCCTACGAGGTCGACGTGCTCGTGCGTGCCTACGATCGCAAGTCGCTGCACAAGGACGTCACCAATGTCATCGCCGCGGCCAATGTGTACATGGTCGCGATCAATGCACGGGTCGACGCCGCCAGTGGCGAGGTTGCGATGCACTTCAGCCTGCGCGTCACTGATTTCGGCCAGCTCTCGGCCTTGCTCGCACGCATCCTTGCCGTGCCAAACGTGATCGAGGCACGCCGCCTGGCGTAA